From Camelus dromedarius isolate mCamDro1 chromosome 2, mCamDro1.pat, whole genome shotgun sequence, one genomic window encodes:
- the CFAP410 gene encoding cilia- and flagella-associated protein 410 isoform X2 — protein sequence MVCQDPPLTTRPRPLETRRRGADTLPGSGWLESLAGSVVQAALRHEADAQDGPVPGQGLGAAQRAEAQLLGQPPHRSVTEEEVSRALIEGEEVTAPSQEDTGNGQPELSYALSTMDATTETSQDLLSLSEEEASVQGQLGLKPPSRDRFPSFSQREAASSLKNRNNILTAILLLLRELDSEGLEAVHQTVVCRLQALHKQELQEDVE from the exons ATGGTCTGCCAGGACCCGCCCCTGACGACGCGGCCCCGCCCCCTAGAGACGCGCCGCCGCGGAGCCGACACCCTCCCAGGTAGCGGGTGGCTGGAGAGCTTGGCGGGGTCTGTGGTCCAGGCGGCGCTCCGCCATGAAGCTGACGCGCAAGATGGTCCTGTCCCGGGCCAAGGCCTCGGAGCTGCACAGCGTGCGGAAGCTCAACTGCTG GGGCAGCCGCCTCACAGAT CTGTGACGGAGGAGGAGGTGTCCCGAGCGTTGATAGAGGGAGAGGAGGTCACCGCCCCCAGCCAGGAGGACACGGGGAACGGCCAGCCCGAGCTGTCATATGCGCTGAGCACCATGGACGCCACCACTGAGACGTCACAGGACCTGCTGAGCCTCAGTGAGGAGGAGGCCAG CGTCCAGGGACAGCTCGGCCTGAAGCCCCCTTCCCGGGACCGATTTCCGTCCTTCTCACAGAGGGAGGCCGCAAGCAGTCTCAAGAACAGG AACAACATCCTGACAGCCATCCTGCTGCTGCTGCGGGAACTGGACAGTGAGGGGCTGGAGGCCGTCCACCAGACCGTGGTCTGCAGGCTGCAGGCCCTGCACaagcaggagctgcaggaggaCGTGGAGTGA
- the CFAP410 gene encoding cilia- and flagella-associated protein 410 isoform X1 — translation MKLTRKMVLSRAKASELHSVRKLNCWGSRLTDISICREMPSLEVVTLSVNSISSLEPVSRCRQLSELYLRGNRIASLAELSHLKGLPRLRVLWLAGNPCCGACPHRYRMTVLRTLPQLQKLDNQAVTEEEVSRALIEGEEVTAPSQEDTGNGQPELSYALSTMDATTETSQDLLSLSEEEASVQGQLGLKPPSRDRFPSFSQREAASSLKNRNNILTAILLLLRELDSEGLEAVHQTVVCRLQALHKQELQEDVE, via the exons ATGAAGCTGACGCGCAAGATGGTCCTGTCCCGGGCCAAGGCCTCGGAGCTGCACAGCGTGCGGAAGCTCAACTGCTG GGGCAGCCGCCTCACAGAT ATCTCCATATGCCGGGAGATGCCCAGCCTGGAAGTGGTCACCCTCAG CGTCAACAGCATCTCCTCCCTGGAGCCGGTGAGCCGCTGCCGGCAGCTGAGCGAGCTGTACCTGCGCGGGAACCGCATCGCCAGCCTGGCCGAGCTCTCCCACCTGAAGGGCCTGCCGCGCCTGCGCGTGCTCTGGCTGGCGGGGAACCCGTGCTGCGGCGCGTGTCCCCACCGCTACCGCATGACCGTGCTGCGCACCCTGCCCCAGCTGCAGAAGCTCGACAACCAGG CTGTGACGGAGGAGGAGGTGTCCCGAGCGTTGATAGAGGGAGAGGAGGTCACCGCCCCCAGCCAGGAGGACACGGGGAACGGCCAGCCCGAGCTGTCATATGCGCTGAGCACCATGGACGCCACCACTGAGACGTCACAGGACCTGCTGAGCCTCAGTGAGGAGGAGGCCAG CGTCCAGGGACAGCTCGGCCTGAAGCCCCCTTCCCGGGACCGATTTCCGTCCTTCTCACAGAGGGAGGCCGCAAGCAGTCTCAAGAACAGG AACAACATCCTGACAGCCATCCTGCTGCTGCTGCGGGAACTGGACAGTGAGGGGCTGGAGGCCGTCCACCAGACCGTGGTCTGCAGGCTGCAGGCCCTGCACaagcaggagctgcaggaggaCGTGGAGTGA